The Stenotrophomonas sp. BIO128-Bstrain region GCCTTCCAGCCGCGTCCGGTCGTTACCGCGCAGGGCGCGCGCCCGGCCGTGGTGCCGGTCGCCAAGGGCAGCGAACAGCGCGACTGGATGCACTGGGGCAACACCACGGCCGGCACCCGCTTCGCCGCGCTGGACCAGATCACACCGGCCAACGTGGCCCAGCTGCAGGTCGCCTGGACCGCACACACCGGCGATGTGCCGCAGAGCGATGGCTTCGGCGCCGAAGACCAGCTCACGCCGCTGCAGATCGGGCAGACCCTGTACCTGTGCACGCCGCACAACCGGGTGATCGCGATGGATGTGGACAGCGGCCAGCAACGCTGGGCGTTCGATCCCAAGGCCACCGCACCGAACTGGCAGCGCTGCCGCGGACTGGGCTACTTCGATGCCAGCCTGCCCTTGAGTGGCGTACCTACCGTGGCGACGGCTGCCCCGGCGACGCCTGCGCCCCAAGCCCCGCAATCACCGGCGGCCGCCGTCGCCGGCAGCGCGCCGGCGATCTGCGAAAAGCGGATCCTGATGACCTCCATCGATGCGCGCCTGTTCGCGCTGGATGCGGCCACCGGCGCGCCGTGCACCGATTTCGGCGACAACGGCGTGGTCGACCTCAAGCAGGGCATGGGCGAGATCAAGCCCGGCTTCTACACCCTCACCGCCGCACCGCTGGTGGCCGGTGAGCTGGTGATCGTGGGCGGCCGCGTGGCCGACAACATCGAGGTCGGCGAGCCGTCCGGCGTGGTGCGCGCCTACAACGTGCGTACCGGTGCGCTGGCATGGGTCTGGGACCTTTCCAGGGAAACCCCGGAAGTGCCGCTGGATCCCTCGATCCATTACACCCGCGCTACTCCGAACGTGTGGACCTCGATGGCCTATGACCCGCAGCTGGGCCTGGTCTATCTGCCCACCGGCAACACCACGCCGGACCAGTGGGCCGGCGAGCGCACCCCGCAGGATGACAAGTACAGCTCGGCGGTGGTGGCGCTGGAAGTAGCCACCGGTAAAGAGCGCTGGGTGTACCAGACCGTGCATCACGATCTGTGGGATTACGATCTGCCCGCACAGCCGACCCTGACCGACGTGCCCGATGGCAAGGGCGGCACCCTGCCCGCCCTGCTGCAGGTCACCAAGGCCGGGCAGGTGTTCATGCTCAACCGCGCCACCGGCCAGCCGATCACCGAGGTGCGCGACATCAAGGCGCCGCAGGGCAAGGCCGATGGTGAGCGTTATTCCCCGACCCAGCGGCTGTCGGTCGGCCTGCCGCAGATCGGTGCGCAGACCCTGACCGAATCAGACATGTGGGGCGCCACGCCGATCGATCAGATGCTGTGCCGCATCCAGTTCAAGGGCTTCCGTTACGAGGGTATGTTCACCCCGCCGGGCGAAGACCTCGCGCTGCAGTGGCCCGGTTCGCTGGGCGGCATGAACTGGGGCAGCGCATCGGTGGATCCGACCACCGGCTACCTGTTCGTCAACGACATGCGCCTGGGCCTGTGGACCAAGCTCATTCCGCGCGCGCAGATGACCGAAGGCGCCGGCGGCGTGGAAATGGGCGCGGCCTCGCAGACCGGCACGCCGTATGGCTCGCTGCGTGATCGCTTCCTGTCCAAGCTGGGCATCCCGTGCCAGCAACCGCCGTTCGGCACGATGTCGGCGATCAACCTGGCCACCCACGAGCTGGTCTGGCAGGTGCCGGTCGGCACGGTGAAGGACACCGGGCCGATGGGCATCAAGATGCGCCTGCCGATTCCGATCGGCATGCCGACCCTGGGCGGCTCGCTGGCCACGCAATCGGGTCTGCTGTTCTTCGCGGGCACCCAGGATTACTACCTTCGCGCCTACGACAGCCGCACCGGCGAAGAAGTGTGGAAAGCCCGCATGCCGGTAGGCAGCCAAGGCACGCCGATCACGTATGTGTCGCCGAAAACCGGCCGCCAGTACGTGGTGATTTCGGCCGGTGGCGCACGCCAGTCGCCGGATCGTGGTGACTACGTGATCGCCTACGCGTTGCCGGCCACGCGCTGATTCGCGCGCGCCACGGTCCACCGACCGTGGCGCGGCGGCTTCGCTTCGCCGCGTGCAGCCCTTACCATGCACGATCACCGAGCACGAACCACCGCCATGTCTGCCGCACCTCCCAGCCGTCGTCCCAAGCGCGCCCCTGCCCCACCGCAGGATCGCGGGCTCAGCCACGAGCTGATGCAGCAGATCCAGGACAACCAGGGCGATCCGGATTTCATGACGTCCCTTGGCCGTGGCCTGGTCGTGCTGAGTGTGTTTTCGCAGCACCCGCGCGAAGTGACGATGTCGCAGATCAGCACCGAGACCGGTATATCGCGCGCGGCCGTGCGGCGCGTGCTCTACACGCTGGAGAAGCTGGGCTACGTGGGTGAGCAGGGCCGTGGCTTCGTACTGCTGCCGCGCGTGCTCGGCATTGGCGGCGCCTACGTGGCCTCTTCGTCGATGACCGCCGCTGCCCAGCCCGTGCTGGATGCGCTTCGCGACGACCTGCATGAGTCGTGCTCGCTGGGCGTGCTCGACGGTGATGATGTGCTTTACGTGGCCCGCGCTGAAACAGTGCGGATCATGTCGATCGGCCTGCGCGCCGGCAGCCGCCTGCCGGCCTACTGCACCTCGATGGGCCGCGTGCTGCTCGCGGCATTGCCGCGCGACACGCTGGAAAGCTACCTGGAGCGCAATCCGTTGCGGCCCCGCACCGAGCGCACCGTCACGCGCATGGAGGACTTCCTGGAGATGCTCGATCGCGTGCGCCGCGATGGCGTTTCCCTGGTGGACCAGGAACTGGAGATCGGCCTGCGCTCGATCGCCGTACCGGTGCATGCGCGCAATGGCACCGTGGTGGGCGCCCTCAACATCGGCACCCAGGCCGGGCGCATCAGCCTGGGCGTCATGCAATCGCAGCTGCTGCCGCGGCTGCGCGAAGCGGCCCAGCGGCTGGGCAACCTGCTGCACTGATGTGAGGTTGTCTGGCGTTGTGGGGTTGCCGGCCAGCGGCCGGCACTACCCGCGTTGGTGGGCGGCGATGGCGATGGTGGGCCGCGATGGCGTCGGTGGCCAGCGATGGCGGCCGTGGGCAGCCATGGCGTTGTTGGGCAGCGATGGCGGCCGTGGCCGGAGATGGCGTCCGTGGGCGGCGATGGCGTTGGTCGCCGGAGATGGCGGCCGTGGCCGGCGATGCCGTCACCCGGTCTGTTCGCCCGCCTGCTCTTCGAGAATCGGCCTGGCCAGCGCGAAGGCGTGATTGGCGGCAGGTACGCCACAGTAGATCGCAGCCTGCAGCAAGGCTTCCTTGATCTCGTCAGGGGTGACGCCGTTGTTGCGGGCGGCGCGGATGTGCAGCTTGAACTCTTCGTCGTGGCCCAGCGCCACCATCATCACGATGGTCAACAGCGAGCGCGTATGCCGCGGCAGGCCCTCGCGCGTCCAGACCGTGCCCCACGCCGTGCGCGTGATGAAGGCCTGGAACTCCTCGGTGAAATCGGTGCGTGCCTGCAGCGAGCGCTCTACGTGCGCGTCACCGAGCACGGCGCGGCGTACGGCGAGGCCGGCTTCGTATCGTTCCTGTTCGTCCATTGTGGGCTGCTCGTTGTGAGGTGGGGGCGTGCCGACCATCGGTGGCCGGTCAACGAAGATGGGCGGCGAGCGCTGCGGTGAACGCCTCGGCGGATTCGATGTTGCAGATGTGGCGCCCGGGCACAGTGATGGCGTGACCATCGGCCACACCCTGCGCGATGGCGTCCAGATCCGCCGGCGGGCACACCGGATCATCGTCGCCGGCGATCGCCAGTGTCGGCACCCGGATGCGCCCCAGCTGATCGCGGAAGTCGGCCGTGGCCACGGCATGGCAGCAGCCGATGTAACCGCCCACGTCCGTGGCAACGAAGCGCTGCAGGATGTCCTCCACCACGGCCGGCTCCGCCTGCGCGAAGGCCGGGGTGAACCAGCGCTTGGCCGTTCCCTCGCGCAGCGGCAGCAGGCCGTCGCGTCGTACCTGCTCAATGCGTGTGTTCCAGCTTTCCAGCGTGCCAATCTTCGCGGCCGTGGCGGCCACGGTCAGCGTGTGCAGGCGCTCACCGGCATGCACACCCAGCCATTGCCCGGTCAGCCCGCCGATGGAAAGCCCGCAGAAATGGCTGCGCTCGACACCCAGGTGGTCCCACAGCGCCACCACGTCCGCGCCCAGCCCGGCGACGCTGTACAGGCCCGGGGCGGCGCTGGACTGGCCATGCCCGCGGCGGTCATAGCGCAGGATACGGAACCGTGCCGACAGCGCATCGACTTGCCGGTCCCACATGTGCAGGTCGGTGCCCAGCGAGTTGCAGAACGTCAGCCACGGCGCATCGACCGCTCCATCGATGCGGTAATGCAGGCGGTGCGATTCCAGCTCAAGAAACGGCATGCAACACTCCAGAAAATGATTGGATCAACGCTGCGCCAGTACGCGGTCGATCCAGGTATCGGCCATCCCGCGCCAGCTGTCGGGTGTGAACAAAGCGTCCAGTTGCGTGGGCGACAACTGCGCGGTGACCTCGGGGATCTGCGCGAGCACGTCACGCAGGTGCTGGTGCTGCGCAAGCGCCTGGCGCGCGGCGTGTTCCACCAGCGCGTGTGCGGCGGACTTTCCCATTCCTTCGGCCAGCGTCACCGCCACCGCCTCGGCATAGAGCAGGCCGCCGTGGCTGTCCAGGTGCTGCTGCATGCGCGCGCGGTCAAGCTGCAGGCCCTGCACCACTCCCGTTACCTGGGCCAGGCTGCCAGCGCACAGGCGCACGATCTCGGGCACGGTTTCCCACTCGGCATGCCACTGCCCAGCGGCGCGCTCGTGCGGCTGCGGCATCGCCACGAACAGCGTGGACAGCAGACCCGGCACCCGGCTGGCCGCCGCGATCGCCGCCACGCAGCCGACCGGGTTGCGCTTGTGGGGCATCGCTGAGGAACCGCCCTTGCCCTCGCCGGCCGGCTCGAACGCCTCGGCCACTTCGGACTGCATCAGCAGCACGATATCGGTGGCGATCTTGCCCAGCGTGCCGGTCAACAAGGCGAACGCGCTGCCGAACTCGGCCACGCGATCGCGTGCGGTGTGCCAGGGCAAGGAAGGCACCGGCAACCCAAGCTCCTCGCCCAGCGCCTGGGCCACGTCCAGGCCGCGCGTCTGCAGCGATGCCAACGTGCCCGCGGCACCGCCGAACTGCAGCACCAGCGTATCGGCATGCAGGGCCTGCAGGCGACGCCGGCTGCGCTGCAGTGCATCGAGCCAGCCGGCGGCCTTCAAGCCGAAGGTCACCGGCACCGCCTGCTGCAGCAGCGTGCGGCCGGGCAAACCGGTACCGCGTTCGGCATCGGCCAATCCCGCCACGGCATCGCAGAGCAGCTGCAGGCGGTCCTGCACCCAGCCCAGTGCGGCGCGCAACTGCAGCACCGCGCCGGTGTCGATGATGTCCTGGCTGGTCGCGCCCCAATGCACCCACCGCGCTGCCTCGGCGCTGTCGCGTGCCACCTGCGCGGTCAACGCCTTGACCAGCGGAATGGCGGGATTGCCGGCCAGCGCCGTTGCATGGCCCAGCGCTGACACGTCATACAGCGCGGCCTGGCACGAAGCTTCGATCGGCCCCAACGCCCCGGCGGGGATCACCGCACAGCGCACCTGCGCCCGTGCGAGCGCGGCTTCAACATCGAGCATCGCCTGCAGCCGCGCAGTGTCGGTGAACACCGCATCGACCTCCGGCGCACTGAACAGGCCACCGAGCAGGGAGTAGGAATCGCTCATCACGCGCCATCCATTCACAGTAGGAACCAGCTTACCCGCGCGCGGTCGGCGCGACGTGCAGGGCGGGCTCAGTAATCAAAGAAGACCGTTTCCAGCTCACCCTGCATGCGCACGTCCCAGTGGTACAGGCCATTGCCCTGGGCCTGTGCGATGAGGGTGGCGCGGCGCTCGGCCGGCACCAGGGCCAGGATCGGATCCTCGGCATTGCCGGGGGCGTCGCTGAAATACAGGCGCGCACTGGCCGCCCGCAGCAGGCCGCGCATGAACACCAGCACCATCAGGTGCGGCGCCTGCGCCTGGCCGTTTGGCCCTGCGACGCTGCCCGGGCGCACCGTGGTGAAGGCAAAGCGCCCCTGCTCATCGGTCGGCACTCGGCCCCAGCCGTCGAACGCCGGATCGTGATCGGCATGCTGCGGGTCTTCCGGGTGCGCATAGATGCCCTGCGCATCGGCCTGCCAGATTTCCAGCACGGCATCGGACACGGGAACGCCCAAGCCATCGAACACCTGCCCCTGGACCTGCACGCGCTCACCCTGCGCCTGTGCCGGTGCGATATCGGTGCGGTACAGCGGTTCCAGGCCCAGGCGGTAGTACGGGCCCACTGTTTGCCACGGAGTGGATTGGAAACTCATCTGCTTACTCCCACACGGTCATTTTGCGGCCGCGCAGGACGATATCGAAACGATAGCCCAGCGCGAATTCGTTCTCGGTGTTTTCCCAATCGAACGAGGACACCATGCGCGCGCGGGCCTTGTCATCGTCCACGCAGTTGTAGATCGGATCGAACGCCAGCAGCGGATCGCCGGGGAAGTACATCTGGGTGACCAGACGCTGCCCGATGCCCTCGCCATGCAGCGAGAAATGGATGTGCGCCGGCCGCCACGCGTTGAAGTGGTTGCGCCACGGGTACGCCCCCGGCTTGATGGTGGTGAAGCGGTAGCGGCCGTGATCATCGGTGAGCACCTGGCCGGTACCGGTGAAGTTGGGGTCCAGCGGTGCGTCGTGCTGGTCGCCCTTGTGCAGGTAGCGGCCGGCGGCGTTGCACTGCCACACCTCGACCACGCGGTTGCGGACCGGGCGCCCGTTCTCATCCAGCACCCGGCCACTGACCACGATGCGCTCGCCCAGCGGCTGGCCCTTGAAGCCGGCGGTCAGGTCGGCCGCGTGCTTGCCCAGGGTGATGCGGTCCAGGGCGGGCCCGGTCACTTCGGACAACGTGGCCGGAATCCGGATCGGATCGCGGCCCGGGCCGCGCAGGCGCGTGGAGGCATACGGCAGATGGATGCGGTCCGGCTGGGTGCCGGGATACGGCCTGCGGTAACCGCGCAGGTCAGTGGGATCGCTCATGGCGTACTCCA contains the following coding sequences:
- a CDS encoding membrane-bound PQQ-dependent dehydrogenase, glucose/quinate/shikimate family, encoding MDENTKPSALGRTLVVILGIVVMLFGLALLVGGIRLVQLGGSWYFLLMGGGSLLAGLLLVLRRPLGAALYAVAFIATVVWALADAGLAFWPLVSRLVMPAVLAMLIALAWPTLKRSRGQPAGRGAYAVAALLLVGLMGTAVSAFQPRPVVTAQGARPAVVPVAKGSEQRDWMHWGNTTAGTRFAALDQITPANVAQLQVAWTAHTGDVPQSDGFGAEDQLTPLQIGQTLYLCTPHNRVIAMDVDSGQQRWAFDPKATAPNWQRCRGLGYFDASLPLSGVPTVATAAPATPAPQAPQSPAAAVAGSAPAICEKRILMTSIDARLFALDAATGAPCTDFGDNGVVDLKQGMGEIKPGFYTLTAAPLVAGELVIVGGRVADNIEVGEPSGVVRAYNVRTGALAWVWDLSRETPEVPLDPSIHYTRATPNVWTSMAYDPQLGLVYLPTGNTTPDQWAGERTPQDDKYSSAVVALEVATGKERWVYQTVHHDLWDYDLPAQPTLTDVPDGKGGTLPALLQVTKAGQVFMLNRATGQPITEVRDIKAPQGKADGERYSPTQRLSVGLPQIGAQTLTESDMWGATPIDQMLCRIQFKGFRYEGMFTPPGEDLALQWPGSLGGMNWGSASVDPTTGYLFVNDMRLGLWTKLIPRAQMTEGAGGVEMGAASQTGTPYGSLRDRFLSKLGIPCQQPPFGTMSAINLATHELVWQVPVGTVKDTGPMGIKMRLPIPIGMPTLGGSLATQSGLLFFAGTQDYYLRAYDSRTGEEVWKARMPVGSQGTPITYVSPKTGRQYVVISAGGARQSPDRGDYVIAYALPATR
- a CDS encoding IclR family transcriptional regulator C-terminal domain-containing protein, with product MSAAPPSRRPKRAPAPPQDRGLSHELMQQIQDNQGDPDFMTSLGRGLVVLSVFSQHPREVTMSQISTETGISRAAVRRVLYTLEKLGYVGEQGRGFVLLPRVLGIGGAYVASSSMTAAAQPVLDALRDDLHESCSLGVLDGDDVLYVARAETVRIMSIGLRAGSRLPAYCTSMGRVLLAALPRDTLESYLERNPLRPRTERTVTRMEDFLEMLDRVRRDGVSLVDQELEIGLRSIAVPVHARNGTVVGALNIGTQAGRISLGVMQSQLLPRLREAAQRLGNLLH
- the pcaC gene encoding 4-carboxymuconolactone decarboxylase, which codes for MDEQERYEAGLAVRRAVLGDAHVERSLQARTDFTEEFQAFITRTAWGTVWTREGLPRHTRSLLTIVMMVALGHDEEFKLHIRAARNNGVTPDEIKEALLQAAIYCGVPAANHAFALARPILEEQAGEQTG
- the pcaD gene encoding 3-oxoadipate enol-lactonase, yielding MPFLELESHRLHYRIDGAVDAPWLTFCNSLGTDLHMWDRQVDALSARFRILRYDRRGHGQSSAAPGLYSVAGLGADVVALWDHLGVERSHFCGLSIGGLTGQWLGVHAGERLHTLTVAATAAKIGTLESWNTRIEQVRRDGLLPLREGTAKRWFTPAFAQAEPAVVEDILQRFVATDVGGYIGCCHAVATADFRDQLGRIRVPTLAIAGDDDPVCPPADLDAIAQGVADGHAITVPGRHICNIESAEAFTAALAAHLR
- a CDS encoding 3-carboxy-cis,cis-muconate cycloisomerase, with product MSDSYSLLGGLFSAPEVDAVFTDTARLQAMLDVEAALARAQVRCAVIPAGALGPIEASCQAALYDVSALGHATALAGNPAIPLVKALTAQVARDSAEAARWVHWGATSQDIIDTGAVLQLRAALGWVQDRLQLLCDAVAGLADAERGTGLPGRTLLQQAVPVTFGLKAAGWLDALQRSRRRLQALHADTLVLQFGGAAGTLASLQTRGLDVAQALGEELGLPVPSLPWHTARDRVAEFGSAFALLTGTLGKIATDIVLLMQSEVAEAFEPAGEGKGGSSAMPHKRNPVGCVAAIAAASRVPGLLSTLFVAMPQPHERAAGQWHAEWETVPEIVRLCAGSLAQVTGVVQGLQLDRARMQQHLDSHGGLLYAEAVAVTLAEGMGKSAAHALVEHAARQALAQHQHLRDVLAQIPEVTAQLSPTQLDALFTPDSWRGMADTWIDRVLAQR
- the pcaG gene encoding protocatechuate 3,4-dioxygenase subunit alpha, with the protein product MSFQSTPWQTVGPYYRLGLEPLYRTDIAPAQAQGERVQVQGQVFDGLGVPVSDAVLEIWQADAQGIYAHPEDPQHADHDPAFDGWGRVPTDEQGRFAFTTVRPGSVAGPNGQAQAPHLMVLVFMRGLLRAASARLYFSDAPGNAEDPILALVPAERRATLIAQAQGNGLYHWDVRMQGELETVFFDY
- the pcaH gene encoding protocatechuate 3,4-dioxygenase subunit beta — translated: MSDPTDLRGYRRPYPGTQPDRIHLPYASTRLRGPGRDPIRIPATLSEVTGPALDRITLGKHAADLTAGFKGQPLGERIVVSGRVLDENGRPVRNRVVEVWQCNAAGRYLHKGDQHDAPLDPNFTGTGQVLTDDHGRYRFTTIKPGAYPWRNHFNAWRPAHIHFSLHGEGIGQRLVTQMYFPGDPLLAFDPIYNCVDDDKARARMVSSFDWENTENEFALGYRFDIVLRGRKMTVWE